A genomic window from Halogeometricum borinquense DSM 11551 includes:
- the cofD gene encoding 2-phospho-L-lactate transferase: protein MVTFLAGGTGTPKLLDGSSEVFGPSETTVVANTGDDVELGGHLVCPDVDTVLFHGGGVLDTDRWWGIEDDTTTTDDELHRLAEAAGFDGGPRYLSDDAQTGGREISRWRRFSGVAEFMEIGDKDRAVHVTRTSLIDEGYTLTEVTRTLADAFDLDIELLPMSDDPVASIVHTEAGAMHFQEYWVHRRAEPAVEDVEFRGADDAEPTDAVLTALSDPVVIGPSNPVTSLGPMLSMDAFRDALDRTPVVAVSPFVEDTVFSGPAADLMAGVGYDPSTAGVAEAYPFADAFVLDTEDGTALDRPVVRTDTKIDGPADAARVARAVESALAEVS from the coding sequence ATGGTCACGTTTCTCGCCGGGGGAACAGGAACCCCGAAGTTGCTCGACGGGTCGAGCGAGGTGTTTGGTCCGTCGGAGACGACAGTCGTCGCCAACACGGGCGACGACGTCGAACTCGGCGGGCATCTCGTCTGCCCCGACGTGGACACCGTTCTGTTTCACGGTGGCGGCGTCCTCGACACCGACCGCTGGTGGGGAATCGAGGACGACACGACGACGACGGACGACGAACTCCACCGTCTCGCGGAGGCCGCCGGATTCGACGGCGGGCCGCGCTACCTTTCGGACGACGCACAGACGGGGGGCCGGGAAATCTCCCGGTGGCGACGCTTTTCCGGCGTTGCCGAGTTCATGGAGATTGGCGACAAGGATAGGGCGGTTCACGTCACGCGCACGTCTCTCATCGACGAGGGATACACGCTCACTGAGGTGACGCGCACACTCGCGGACGCTTTCGACCTCGATATCGAACTGCTCCCGATGTCGGACGATCCGGTCGCGTCCATCGTTCACACTGAGGCGGGTGCGATGCACTTTCAGGAGTACTGGGTCCACCGCCGCGCCGAACCCGCAGTCGAGGACGTGGAGTTCCGCGGGGCCGACGACGCCGAACCGACCGACGCGGTGCTGACTGCGCTTTCTGATCCCGTCGTTATCGGCCCATCGAACCCGGTGACGAGTCTCGGACCGATGCTTTCGATGGACGCCTTCCGCGACGCCCTCGACCGAACTCCCGTCGTCGCCGTCTCGCCGTTCGTCGAAGACACGGTGTTCTCCGGCCCGGCGGCGGACCTGATGGCTGGCGTCGGCTACGACCCGTCCACTGCGGGCGTCGCCGAGGCGTACCCGTTCGCGGACGCGTTCGTTCTCGATACGGAGGACGGCACCGCGTTGGATCGGCCGGTCGTTCGGACAGATACGAAGATCGACGGCCCGGCGGACGCCGCACGCGTCGCCCGCGCCGTCGAGTCGGCGCTCGCGGAGGTGTCGTGA
- a CDS encoding HD domain-containing protein translates to MTAVKDSVHDYISLDPLAQDLVDTPEFQRLRHIKQLSTVRLVYPSANHTRFEHSLGVYHLASRALDYLDIGGDRARHVRAAALLHDIGHGPYGHQTEEVIRRRTGAHHDEIGHLLDETDVAAVLVAHDLNPDRIAALVRGDGELGQLVSGELDVDRMDYLVRDAHHTGVPYGTIDTGRLVRELRYRDGELVLADGNVQTAESLLLARALMNGTVYRHHVSRIAGAMLERASERLLDTGEVGIDEFRRMADHDLLVSLSEHVPDLGRRIERRDLYKRAVWAPLASVPASVVEMDYAETRSAAREIADKAGVEPDEVLVDVPSRPSFKESRTRVIVNGVVQRLEEASELVAGLRAAERTQWRIGVYAPAEAADDVRDAAADVLGLAEVRVGLAE, encoded by the coding sequence ATGACCGCCGTCAAGGACAGCGTCCACGACTACATCTCGCTTGACCCGCTCGCGCAAGACCTCGTTGATACCCCGGAGTTCCAACGACTCCGGCACATCAAACAGCTCTCGACCGTTCGGCTGGTCTACCCGTCCGCGAACCACACTCGATTCGAACACTCCTTGGGCGTCTACCACCTCGCTTCCCGTGCTCTCGACTATCTCGATATCGGCGGTGACCGGGCGCGACACGTCCGCGCCGCCGCCCTCCTCCACGACATTGGACACGGCCCGTACGGTCACCAGACCGAGGAGGTCATCCGCCGCCGGACCGGCGCGCATCACGACGAAATCGGCCATCTCTTGGACGAGACGGATGTCGCCGCAGTTCTCGTCGCTCACGACCTCAACCCCGACCGAATCGCCGCTCTCGTCCGCGGCGACGGCGAACTCGGCCAGTTGGTTTCGGGCGAGTTAGACGTAGACCGGATGGACTATCTCGTACGCGACGCCCACCACACGGGGGTTCCCTACGGCACAATCGACACTGGTCGTCTCGTCCGCGAACTGCGCTACCGCGACGGCGAGTTAGTCCTCGCGGACGGAAACGTTCAGACCGCCGAATCGCTCCTCCTCGCACGCGCGCTGATGAACGGAACGGTGTACCGCCACCACGTGTCCCGCATCGCGGGCGCGATGCTCGAACGCGCTTCCGAACGACTGCTGGATACCGGCGAGGTCGGCATCGATGAGTTCCGGCGGATGGCAGACCACGACCTTCTCGTCTCTCTCAGCGAACACGTCCCCGACCTCGGCCGTCGAATCGAACGCCGCGACCTGTACAAGCGAGCGGTGTGGGCACCCCTCGCCAGCGTCCCTGCCAGCGTTGTCGAGATGGATTACGCGGAAACCCGCTCTGCGGCGCGCGAAATCGCCGACAAGGCGGGCGTCGAACCGGACGAAGTTCTCGTAGACGTTCCCTCACGGCCCAGTTTCAAAGAGTCGCGGACGCGCGTCATCGTCAACGGTGTCGTCCAGCGACTAGAAGAGGCCTCAGAACTTGTGGCGGGACTCCGCGCCGCCGAACGAACGCAGTGGCGAATCGGGGTGTATGCTCCGGCAGAGGCGGCCGACGACGTGCGTGACGCCGCCGCCGACGTACTCGGACTCGCCGAGGTTCGCGTCGGCCTCGCGGAGTAA
- a CDS encoding HD domain-containing protein → MATIKDSVHDHIEVEGVAEALLDTEEVQRLRHIKQLGTVQLVYPSANHTRFEHSLGVYHLASRALTHLGIEGVQAERIRAAALLHDVGHGPYSHNIESVTYRYTGKYHDDVHELIAEGSVGQVLRDNDLDPNRIADLVAGEGKYGQLVSGELDVDRMDYLVRDAHHTGVPYGTIDHERLIRELTFVDGELVLDEGNVQTAESLLLARALMNPTVYQHHVARISKAMLRQATERLLDQPDLTAAELRRMDDHDLLAALRMTPETKPFADRLDSRDLFKRAVWAEMDAVPDDVIDADHTTYRDFESRIAARADIDPESVIVDVPSRPSMTESTSRVMVSGEIRRLGKQSPLVSALRTAQKQQWRFGVYAPADETDAVGRAAVEEMGLDIDDALISDVRHGVHTTLDEFAE, encoded by the coding sequence ATGGCGACGATCAAGGACAGCGTCCACGACCACATCGAGGTCGAGGGCGTTGCCGAAGCCCTCCTCGACACAGAAGAGGTCCAGCGACTCCGACACATCAAGCAGTTGGGGACGGTGCAGTTGGTCTACCCGTCCGCGAATCACACGCGCTTCGAGCACTCGTTGGGCGTCTACCATCTCGCCTCCCGCGCGCTTACGCACCTCGGGATCGAGGGCGTGCAGGCGGAGCGAATCCGCGCGGCCGCCCTGCTTCACGACGTCGGCCACGGCCCGTACAGCCACAACATCGAGAGCGTCACGTACCGGTACACCGGCAAGTACCACGACGACGTTCACGAACTCATCGCAGAGGGATCGGTCGGTCAGGTCCTCCGCGACAACGATTTAGACCCGAACCGAATCGCTGATCTCGTCGCCGGCGAGGGGAAGTACGGCCAACTGGTCTCTGGCGAATTGGACGTTGACCGAATGGACTACCTCGTGCGTGATGCCCACCACACGGGTGTCCCATACGGCACCATCGACCACGAACGCCTGATTCGGGAACTCACGTTCGTCGATGGCGAGTTGGTCCTCGACGAGGGGAACGTCCAGACGGCCGAGTCGCTCCTCCTCGCTCGCGCACTGATGAATCCGACCGTCTACCAACACCACGTCGCCCGTATCTCGAAGGCGATGCTTCGGCAGGCGACCGAACGACTCCTCGACCAACCCGATTTGACGGCTGCTGAACTCCGACGGATGGACGATCACGACCTGTTGGCGGCCCTGCGGATGACGCCCGAGACGAAGCCGTTCGCGGATCGCCTCGACAGCCGAGACCTGTTCAAGCGCGCCGTCTGGGCCGAGATGGACGCCGTTCCCGACGACGTGATCGACGCCGACCACACGACGTACCGGGACTTCGAGTCGCGCATCGCAGCGCGTGCCGATATCGACCCCGAGTCGGTCATCGTGGACGTTCCATCGCGGCCGTCGATGACCGAATCGACCTCTCGCGTGATGGTCAGCGGAGAAATTCGTCGCCTCGGTAAGCAGTCGCCGCTGGTGTCGGCGCTGCGGACGGCTCAGAAACAGCAGTGGCGCTTCGGCGTCTACGCGCCCGCAGACGAGACGGATGCCGTTGGCCGCGCGGCCGTCGAAGAGATGGGACTGGACATCGACGACGCTCTCATCTCAGACGTGCGTCACGGCGTCCACACGACGCTGGACGAGTTCGCCGAGTGA
- a CDS encoding amidohydrolase family protein has protein sequence MIVEGTILTGRDFEPVQGRVVVEDGEITAIEEADVDNSNVILPAFVNAHTHIGDSIAKEAGAGLSLDELVAPPDGLKHRLLRAASHAAKVEAMRRSLRLMQSTGTATCLEFREGGVDGVEAIREAADELAIDPVVLGRETAAAMRESDGFGASGARDSEFGDLRAETREAGKLFGIHAGERDPHDVDPALDLDPEFVVHMVHPEPEHLDRIEAEDVPIVVCPRSNLVTGVGVPPVRDLLDRTTVALGTDNVMLNSPSMFREMEFVSKLTDASATEILRMATLNGAEIAGLNYGVIEPDREAKLLILDGDSDNLAGAQDLVRAVVRRAGQADVKDVLL, from the coding sequence ATGATTGTCGAGGGGACCATCCTCACAGGACGTGACTTCGAGCCCGTTCAGGGCCGCGTCGTCGTCGAGGACGGCGAGATAACGGCCATCGAGGAGGCGGACGTGGACAACTCGAACGTTATCCTCCCGGCGTTCGTCAACGCGCACACGCATATCGGCGACTCCATCGCCAAGGAGGCCGGTGCCGGACTATCGTTGGATGAACTAGTTGCACCGCCGGACGGCCTGAAGCACCGGCTGCTCCGCGCAGCGAGCCACGCAGCGAAGGTCGAGGCAATGCGCCGGTCACTTCGGCTGATGCAATCGACCGGAACGGCCACCTGTCTCGAGTTCCGCGAGGGTGGCGTCGATGGCGTCGAAGCCATCCGCGAGGCCGCCGATGAACTCGCTATCGACCCGGTTGTCCTCGGCCGCGAGACGGCGGCGGCGATGCGAGAATCCGATGGGTTCGGTGCGTCGGGCGCACGTGATTCCGAGTTCGGTGACCTCCGTGCAGAGACGCGAGAGGCGGGGAAACTGTTCGGCATCCACGCAGGCGAACGTGACCCACACGACGTTGATCCCGCGCTCGACCTCGACCCCGAATTCGTAGTTCACATGGTTCACCCCGAACCCGAACACCTCGACCGAATCGAGGCCGAGGACGTTCCAATCGTCGTCTGCCCGCGCTCGAATCTCGTCACCGGCGTCGGCGTCCCGCCCGTCCGCGACCTCTTGGACCGCACCACCGTCGCGCTGGGGACGGATAACGTGATGCTCAACTCGCCGTCGATGTTCCGCGAGATGGAGTTCGTCTCGAAACTGACCGACGCGTCGGCGACGGAAATTCTCCGAATGGCGACGCTCAACGGCGCGGAGATAGCGGGCCTGAACTACGGTGTTATCGAACCCGACCGCGAAGCGAAACTGCTGATCCTCGATGGCGACTCGGATAACCTCGCTGGCGCACAAGACCTCGTTCGCGCCGTCGTCCGCCGCGCTGGACAGGCGGACGTGAAAGACGTCCTTCTCTGA
- a CDS encoding universal stress protein: MMYQRILVPTDGSPGSERVLEHAVELASVHGATVHALYVINSGSFAGLPMESSWEGLDEMLHEDAEAAIADVRAIAERSNVQVETSIVEGTPSREIVRLAERGGCDLIVMGTHGRGGIDRLLLGSVAEKVVRASKVPVLTVRVGEEDTESENETEAESKANSETNSDVGSDGETETGVGAD, from the coding sequence ATGATGTATCAGCGTATTCTCGTTCCGACTGACGGGTCGCCGGGGTCCGAACGCGTCCTCGAACACGCCGTCGAACTCGCGTCGGTCCACGGTGCGACCGTTCACGCGCTGTACGTCATCAACAGCGGAAGCTTCGCCGGGCTTCCGATGGAATCTTCGTGGGAAGGGCTCGATGAGATGCTCCACGAGGATGCCGAGGCAGCGATAGCGGACGTTCGGGCAATCGCAGAGCGCTCGAACGTCCAAGTCGAGACATCCATCGTGGAGGGGACACCCAGTCGAGAGATCGTTCGCCTCGCAGAGCGCGGTGGCTGTGACCTCATCGTGATGGGAACGCACGGGCGCGGTGGTATCGACAGACTCCTCCTCGGGAGCGTCGCCGAGAAAGTCGTCCGCGCGTCGAAGGTTCCGGTTCTCACGGTTCGCGTTGGCGAGGAAGACACGGAGAGCGAAAACGAAACTGAGGCGGAATCGAAGGCTAACTCCGAAACCAACTCCGATGTGGGGTCGGACGGTGAGACGGAGACGGGAGTCGGTGCAGACTAG
- a CDS encoding biotin--[acetyl-CoA-carboxylase] ligase, translating into MNETRRALLRAFDDGPIPGPELADRLGVSRAAIWKQVEALREDGFEIESGNDGYRVTGVPEYGAAAVEFGLDASFEIEFHDEIGSTNDRGRELAAADASDVVVIAAEQTGSRGRLKREWTAPEGGVWMSLVLRPEIPPAHAPLYTLAAAVAVTRAAREAGVDASIKWPNDVLVVSDDDTDRGGRKLAGILTEMEGEADRVSWVVVGIGVNANVDSDTLPPGATSVRDEAGDVDRRVFVQRILETFDELTDDPDAILSAWRDYAATLGQYVRVETQSGVVEGEAVDVQVPGALVIQTEDGERVVHAGDCEHLRPADAEN; encoded by the coding sequence ATGAACGAGACGCGACGCGCCCTCCTCCGCGCCTTCGACGACGGCCCCATACCCGGACCGGAACTCGCAGACCGACTCGGCGTCTCCCGCGCCGCCATCTGGAAACAGGTGGAAGCCCTCCGCGAGGATGGCTTCGAGATCGAAAGCGGGAACGACGGTTACCGCGTGACCGGTGTGCCCGAGTACGGCGCGGCGGCGGTCGAGTTCGGTCTCGACGCCTCCTTCGAGATCGAGTTTCACGACGAAATCGGGAGTACCAACGACCGCGGGCGCGAACTCGCCGCGGCGGACGCATCTGATGTGGTCGTTATCGCCGCCGAACAGACCGGCAGTCGAGGTCGCCTCAAACGTGAGTGGACCGCGCCCGAAGGCGGCGTCTGGATGAGCCTCGTCCTCCGCCCCGAAATTCCACCGGCGCACGCACCGCTGTACACGCTCGCGGCCGCCGTCGCTGTCACGCGTGCGGCGCGCGAGGCGGGTGTGGACGCATCGATAAAGTGGCCGAACGATGTGCTGGTCGTCTCCGACGACGACACTGACCGCGGCGGCCGCAAACTCGCCGGAATCCTCACCGAGATGGAGGGCGAGGCCGACCGCGTGTCGTGGGTCGTCGTCGGCATCGGCGTCAACGCAAATGTCGATTCGGACACGCTCCCGCCGGGTGCGACGAGCGTCCGTGACGAAGCGGGCGATGTGGACCGACGGGTGTTCGTCCAGCGTATCTTAGAGACGTTCGACGAGTTGACCGACGATCCGGACGCCATCCTGTCGGCGTGGCGTGACTACGCGGCGACGTTGGGACAGTACGTTCGCGTCGAGACACAGAGCGGCGTCGTAGAAGGCGAAGCCGTTGACGTACAGGTGCCCGGCGCGCTCGTCATTCAAACTGAAGACGGCGAACGCGTCGTTCACGCGGGCGACTGCGAGCATCTCCGTCCTGCGGACGCTGAGAACTAG
- a CDS encoding sugar O-acetyltransferase — MPSEKEKMLAGDRYDPTDPTLAEERLAARRLTREYNATWEGEDERREAILRELLGSVGENPEIEPPFNCDYGYNIHVGDDFFANFDCVILDVCRVEFGDDCMLAPGVHVYTATHPLDAAERTSGKEYGKPVTVGDRVWIGGNAVLNPGVTVGDDSVVASGAVVTEDVPSEVVVQGNPAKIVKEL, encoded by the coding sequence ATGCCCTCCGAGAAAGAAAAGATGCTTGCCGGGGACCGCTACGACCCGACAGATCCGACGCTGGCAGAGGAACGACTCGCCGCTCGACGACTGACGCGCGAGTACAACGCCACATGGGAAGGAGAGGACGAGCGCCGCGAGGCCATCCTTCGGGAGTTACTCGGCTCCGTCGGTGAGAACCCGGAGATCGAACCACCGTTCAACTGCGACTACGGCTACAACATCCACGTCGGTGACGATTTCTTCGCCAACTTCGACTGCGTGATACTCGATGTCTGCCGCGTGGAGTTCGGAGACGACTGTATGCTCGCACCGGGTGTCCACGTCTACACCGCGACACATCCGCTGGATGCCGCAGAACGCACCTCGGGCAAGGAGTACGGCAAACCTGTCACTGTCGGCGACCGCGTGTGGATCGGCGGAAACGCCGTTCTCAACCCCGGCGTAACCGTCGGCGACGATAGCGTGGTTGCTTCGGGTGCCGTCGTCACCGAGGACGTGCCGAGCGAAGTCGTCGTGCAGGGGAACCCTGCGAAAATCGTCAAAGAACTGTAG
- the pccA gene encoding propionyl-CoA carboxylase biotin carboxylase/biotin-carboxyl carrier subunit, whose product MFSKVLVANRGEIAVRVMRACKELGIRTVAVYSDADKHSGHVRYADEAYNIGPARAADSYLDHEAVIEAGEKAGADAVHPGYGFLAENAEFAAKVEESEMTWVGPSAAAMERLGEKTKARALMQKADVPVVPGTTEPVESAEEVKEIADEYGYPVAIKAEGGGGGRGLKVVHNEDEVEDQLETAQREGEAYFDNASVYVEKYLEAPRHIEVQILADKHGNVRHLGERDCSLQRRHQKVIEEAPSPALDDDLRERIGEAARRGVDAADYTNAGTVEFLVEDGEFYFMEVNTRIQVEHTVTEQVTGIDVVKWQLRVAAGEELAFSQDDVEIDGHSMEFRINAENAANDFAPATGGTLETYDPPGGIGVRMDDALRQGDDLVTDYDSMIAKLIVTAGDREECIIRSERALEEFDIDGFHTIIPFHRLMLTDETFRAGEHTTKYLDEELDTSRIEQAVEKWGLAESGDDEEEEVTERDFTVEVNGKRFEVSLEERGAPAIPTPAGGSSGSTRSRPDVAESDEEEEVVIEGDGEQIAAEMQGTILSVDVEEGDEVASGDVVCVLEAMKMENDVVAERGGTVSQILVGEGDSVDMGDVLVVLE is encoded by the coding sequence ATGTTCAGTAAGGTTCTCGTCGCCAATCGCGGTGAAATTGCTGTCCGCGTAATGCGGGCATGCAAGGAATTGGGCATTCGAACCGTCGCCGTCTACAGCGATGCTGACAAGCACTCCGGACACGTGCGGTACGCCGACGAGGCGTACAACATTGGTCCTGCCCGCGCCGCAGACTCTTATCTGGACCACGAAGCAGTCATCGAAGCGGGCGAGAAGGCCGGTGCCGACGCCGTCCACCCCGGATACGGCTTCCTCGCGGAGAACGCCGAGTTCGCCGCCAAAGTCGAGGAGTCGGAGATGACGTGGGTCGGTCCCTCCGCCGCCGCCATGGAACGTCTCGGTGAGAAGACGAAAGCACGCGCCCTGATGCAGAAAGCCGACGTGCCGGTCGTTCCGGGGACGACTGAACCCGTCGAGTCTGCCGAGGAGGTAAAGGAAATTGCGGACGAGTACGGCTACCCCGTCGCGATCAAGGCCGAAGGTGGCGGTGGCGGCCGCGGTCTGAAAGTCGTCCACAACGAGGACGAAGTCGAAGACCAACTCGAAACCGCACAGCGTGAGGGTGAGGCGTACTTCGACAACGCCTCCGTCTACGTCGAAAAGTACCTCGAAGCGCCGCGACACATCGAAGTCCAGATTCTCGCCGACAAACACGGCAACGTCCGGCATCTCGGTGAGCGTGACTGTTCCCTCCAGCGCCGCCACCAGAAGGTCATCGAGGAGGCCCCCTCGCCCGCACTTGACGACGACCTGCGCGAACGCATCGGCGAGGCGGCCCGCCGCGGTGTCGATGCCGCAGACTACACGAACGCCGGGACGGTGGAGTTCCTCGTCGAGGACGGCGAGTTCTACTTCATGGAGGTCAACACCCGGATTCAGGTCGAACACACCGTCACCGAGCAGGTGACCGGAATCGACGTGGTGAAATGGCAACTACGCGTCGCCGCCGGCGAGGAACTGGCCTTCTCGCAGGACGACGTGGAGATCGACGGCCACTCGATGGAGTTCCGCATCAACGCCGAAAACGCCGCAAACGACTTCGCCCCGGCGACTGGCGGCACACTGGAGACGTACGATCCGCCGGGCGGTATCGGCGTCCGCATGGACGATGCGCTCCGACAGGGTGACGACTTGGTGACGGACTACGACTCGATGATCGCGAAACTCATCGTCACCGCGGGCGACAGAGAGGAATGTATTATCCGCTCCGAACGCGCCCTCGAAGAGTTCGACATCGATGGCTTCCACACCATCATCCCGTTCCACCGACTGATGCTCACCGACGAGACGTTCCGGGCGGGCGAACACACGACGAAGTACCTTGACGAAGAACTGGACACCTCGCGCATCGAACAGGCCGTCGAGAAGTGGGGGCTTGCCGAATCCGGCGACGACGAGGAAGAAGAGGTCACAGAACGTGACTTCACCGTCGAAGTGAACGGCAAGCGCTTCGAGGTCAGCCTCGAAGAACGCGGCGCACCCGCGATTCCGACTCCCGCGGGCGGCAGTAGTGGTTCCACGCGGTCCCGCCCCGACGTTGCCGAGTCCGACGAAGAAGAGGAAGTCGTCATCGAAGGCGACGGCGAACAGATCGCCGCCGAGATGCAAGGTACTATCCTCTCCGTCGATGTCGAGGAGGGCGACGAAGTCGCCTCCGGCGATGTGGTGTGCGTCCTCGAAGCGATGAAGATGGAGAACGACGTGGTCGCCGAACGCGGCGGCACCGTCTCGCAGATCCTCGTCGGCGAAGGCGATAGCGTCGATATGGGCGACGTGCTGGTCGTCCTCGAATAG
- the asd gene encoding aspartate-semialdehyde dehydrogenase: protein MTVQVGILGATGAVGQRFIQLLDGHPTFELAALTASEASAGKTYAEAAKWRVNTPIPDDVAEMKVTATTPEAVPNDVDLLFSSLPSGVATEIEPEFLHEGYVVSSNSSNDRMAPDVPLTIPEINPGHLDLIEVQRDERGWDGALVKNPNCSTITMVPTLAALDQFGLESVHVSTLQAVSGAGYSGVTSMEIIDNAIPHIGGEENKMETESRKLLGEFDGTDVSLHEMDVAASCNRIPTLDGHLENVFAETAEDVTPDEAAEAMREYSGVDLHSAPDQLIHVFEDPARPQPRLDRERGDGMQICAGGLHETANGLKYNCLAHNTIRGAAGASLLNGELLVEEGWV, encoded by the coding sequence ATGACAGTACAAGTCGGTATCCTCGGCGCGACCGGTGCGGTCGGACAGCGATTCATTCAGCTCCTCGACGGACACCCGACCTTCGAGCTCGCGGCGTTGACCGCGAGCGAAGCGAGCGCGGGCAAGACGTACGCGGAAGCGGCCAAGTGGCGCGTCAATACGCCCATTCCGGACGACGTGGCCGAGATGAAGGTCACCGCGACGACGCCCGAAGCGGTCCCGAACGACGTTGACTTGCTGTTCTCCTCGTTACCCTCTGGCGTCGCCACCGAAATCGAACCCGAGTTCCTCCACGAGGGCTACGTCGTCTCCTCGAACTCATCGAACGACCGGATGGCCCCTGACGTTCCGCTGACCATCCCCGAAATCAACCCCGGTCATCTGGACCTCATCGAGGTTCAGCGTGACGAGCGCGGCTGGGACGGCGCGCTCGTGAAGAACCCGAACTGTTCGACCATCACGATGGTGCCGACGCTGGCCGCCCTCGACCAGTTCGGTCTCGAATCGGTTCACGTCTCTACGCTGCAAGCCGTCTCCGGTGCGGGCTACTCCGGCGTCACGTCGATGGAAATTATCGACAACGCCATCCCGCATATCGGTGGCGAGGAGAACAAGATGGAGACCGAATCCCGCAAACTCCTCGGGGAGTTCGATGGCACGGACGTGAGCCTCCACGAGATGGATGTCGCCGCCTCCTGCAACCGCATCCCGACGCTCGACGGGCACTTGGAGAACGTGTTCGCCGAGACGGCAGAAGACGTGACGCCTGATGAGGCGGCCGAAGCGATGCGCGAGTACTCCGGCGTTGACCTTCACAGCGCACCCGACCAACTCATCCACGTCTTCGAAGATCCCGCGCGACCGCAACCCCGTCTGGACCGCGAACGCGGCGACGGGATGCAGATCTGCGCGGGCGGCCTTCACGAGACGGCGAACGGCCTGAAGTACAACTGCCTCGCACACAACACGATTCGCGGCGCGGCCGGTGCCTCTCTCCTCAACGGCGAACTGCTCGTCGAAGAGGGCTGGGTGTAG
- a CDS encoding D-2-hydroxyacid dehydrogenase, which produces MRSHESPDVAVLRQKIHGLPAEEYVETLRDRLPEQTVALARTPVEERELLKRASVATGFTLDENTLAHAEHLDLFACVFAGTGHLPLEAFEEHDIAVTNAAGVHGPNIAEQVIGSILSFTRRFHVAWRRNEHNEWRSYPTYELQGSTVAILGLGAIGKATVERLDPFGVETIGVRYTPEKGGPTDEVVGFEDKAAFYDALARSDYVVVACPLTETTRGLIDADAFRSMPPEAVLVNVGRGPIVDTDALLDAIRTNDIRGAALDVTDPEPLPDDHELWTFDNVLITPHNSGHTPKYWERMADIVAENVERLSAGEEELQNQVV; this is translated from the coding sequence ATGCGTTCACACGAGTCGCCGGACGTTGCGGTGCTTCGACAGAAGATTCACGGACTGCCGGCCGAGGAATACGTGGAGACGCTTCGAGACCGACTGCCGGAGCAGACCGTTGCCCTCGCACGGACGCCCGTTGAGGAGCGCGAACTGCTGAAACGTGCTTCCGTCGCCACCGGATTCACGCTGGACGAGAACACACTCGCCCACGCGGAGCATCTCGACCTGTTCGCCTGCGTCTTCGCCGGAACCGGACATCTTCCGCTGGAGGCGTTCGAGGAACACGACATCGCCGTCACAAACGCCGCGGGGGTTCACGGTCCCAACATCGCAGAACAGGTCATCGGAAGCATTCTCTCTTTCACCCGGCGGTTCCACGTCGCGTGGCGACGAAACGAACACAACGAGTGGCGGTCGTACCCGACGTACGAACTACAGGGCTCGACGGTGGCGATTCTCGGTCTCGGCGCGATTGGGAAAGCTACCGTAGAGCGTCTCGACCCGTTCGGCGTGGAAACTATCGGCGTCCGATACACGCCCGAGAAAGGTGGCCCGACGGACGAGGTAGTCGGATTCGAGGACAAAGCAGCCTTCTACGACGCTCTCGCGCGGTCGGATTACGTCGTCGTCGCTTGTCCGCTCACCGAGACAACGCGGGGACTCATCGACGCGGATGCCTTCCGGTCGATGCCCCCCGAAGCCGTCCTCGTCAACGTCGGTCGCGGTCCCATCGTGGACACAGACGCACTTCTCGATGCTATCCGAACCAACGATATCCGCGGTGCGGCCCTCGACGTGACCGACCCCGAGCCCCTGCCGGACGACCACGAACTGTGGACCTTCGACAACGTTCTCATCACGCCTCACAACTCCGGCCACACGCCGAAGTACTGGGAACGAATGGCCGACATCGTCGCTGAGAACGTCGAGCGGTTGTCGGCAGGCGAGGAGGAACTGCAGAATCAGGTCGTCTAA